In the Passer domesticus isolate bPasDom1 chromosome 4, bPasDom1.hap1, whole genome shotgun sequence genome, one interval contains:
- the GPR78 gene encoding G-protein coupled receptor 78 → MDLAGVLLALLLVLVLVVSLLSNLLVLLCFVYSTEIRKQVAGVFLVNLSFCNLLLTVLNMPFTLLGILRNQQPLGGCVCKAVGFLETFLTSNTMLSMAALSIDKWIAVVFPLSYTSKMRYKDAVILMGYSWLHSLTFPLVSLFYSWVDYNSVYASCTLHLKEETERRRFTVFTIVFHSTSFMLSLVILCFTYLKVLKVARFHCKRIDIITMQTLVLLVDIHPSVKQRCLNEQKRRRQRATKKISIFIGSFVICFGPYIITRLIELIPFVTINYYWGIISKCLTYSKAASDPFVYSLLRQQYKKVLINIVNRILKRDLYPSSGYNSSLDTENDYCLHRTN, encoded by the exons ATGGACTTGGCAGGCGTGCTGCTGGCGCTGCTCCTCGTGCTGGTGCTGGTTGTCTCTCTGCTCTCCAACCTCCTGGTGCTGCTATGCTTCGTCTACAGTACGGAGATCCGCAAGCAGGTCGCCGGGGTTTTCCTGGTGAACTTATCCTTCTGCAACCTGCTTCTCACCGTTCTGAACATGCCTTTTACCCTGCTGGGCATCCTGAGGAACCAGCAACCGCTCGGGGGCTGCGTCTGCAAGGCGGTGGGTTTCCTGGAAACTTTCCTGACTTCCAACACAATGCTGAGCATGGCAGCGCTCAGCATCGACAAATGGATTGCCGTGGTGTTCCCCCTAAGCTACACCAGCAAGATGCGGTATAAGGACGCTGTGATACTGATGGGCTACTCGTGGCTCCACTCCCTCACGTTCCCCTTGGTATCTTTGTTTTACTCATGGGTAGATTACAACAGCGTTTACGCCTCTTGCACCTTACACCTGAAGGAAGAGACGGAGAGGAGAAGGTTTACAGTGTTCACCATTGTCTTTCACTCCACCAGTTTCATGCTGTCTCTGGTGATCTTGTGTTTCACCTATTTAAAGGTGTTGAAAGTTGCCCGGTTCCACTGCAAGCGGATAGACATTATTACCATGCAGACTCTGGTTTTGCTGGTGGATATCCACCCCAG TGTGAAGCAGCGCTGTCTGAACGAGCAGAAAAGGAGGAGGCAGCGGGCTACCaagaaaatcagtatttttataGGGTCGTTCGTGATCTGTTTTGGTCCTTACATTATCACCAG GTTGATAGAGCTCATTCCTTTTGTTACCATAAATTACTACTGGGGAATTATAAGCAAGTGCCTCACCTACAGTAAGGCTGCATCAGACCCGTTTGTTTACTCACTTTTACGTCAACAGTACAAAAAAGTTCTGATCAACATCGTCAACAGGATACTGAAGAGGGACCTGTATCCGTCATCGGGCTACAACAGTTCTCTCGACACTGAAAACGATTACTGCTTGCACAGaacaaactga